The sequence ACGCTCCGCCCGTTCTCGAGGGACTCCGCGGCGGCGCGCTGGAACGGGTCGAGGTCGAAGCGCAGCCCGCTCGCGAACGCCTCGAGGAGCGGGAGGCTCCGGCGGGTCCGGGAGGCGGCGTAGCGTTCGGCGGGCGAGAGCTGGTCTGTCACGATGACGCCATCCTAGGCTCCGGATCCGGGCGCCAGCCGGGCGCGGACGCGGCGACGCCCGCCCCTCGCGGGACGGGCGTCGCGGGTCGTGCGGGTCAGGGCAGCAGGTCGTCCGCGAGCGACGCGGCCTTCTTCGCCCGTCGGCGGTCGTTGAGGAGCGAGATGCCCGCGGCCACGAGGTAGAGCAGCGTCATCGGCACGGCCAGCAGGAACATCGACATGACGTCGGCGGCCGGGGTGGCGATGGCGCAGAACAGGATGATCAGCAGGATGGCGATGCGCCAGGAGCGGATGATCGTCGCGCCGCTCAGGATCCCCATGAAGTTGAACAGCACGAGGAACACCGGCAGCACGAACGCGATGCCCACGGCGAAGACGAGCTTCAGCACGAAGTCGAAGTACTCGCGCGCCGTGATGAAGGACGAGTCGCCCGCCCCCGCGAACTGCGTCAGCAGCGCGACGATGTGCGGCAGCACGAACCAGCCGGCCGCGCATCCCGCGAGGAACAGCGGCACCGCGGAGAAGAAGAACCCGAACGTGTAGCGGCGCTCGGTCTTCGTGAGTCCCGGCACCAGGAACGCGAAGACCTGGTACAGCCACACGGGGCTGGAGATGATCAGCCCCACGTAGAGCGCGATCTGCAGGCGCAGGTCGAACGCCGACGTGATGGTCGGGAAGTTGAGGCTGGCGTTCCGCCCCTGCTCCGCGTTGATCGTCTCGATGGGCGAGCGCAGCGCC is a genomic window of Clavibacter capsici containing:
- the tatC gene encoding twin-arginine translocase subunit TatC codes for the protein MSLVQHLLELKKRLFIAGVAIILAMVAGWFLSSFVLEALRSPIETINAEQGRNASLNFPTITSAFDLRLQIALYVGLIISSPVWLYQVFAFLVPGLTKTERRYTFGFFFSAVPLFLAGCAAGWFVLPHIVALLTQFAGAGDSSFITAREYFDFVLKLVFAVGIAFVLPVFLVLFNFMGILSGATIIRSWRIAILLIILFCAIATPAADVMSMFLLAVPMTLLYLVAAGISLLNDRRRAKKAASLADDLLP